The nucleotide sequence AAAACAGTACCTTTTGAAGAGCTGGAAGTGGGTATTATGAAGCCAGGGATTTCCGATCCGCAAGATCCGGTGTACTACTCACTGGCAGATTGGTATGCAAAGGGAAATGTCTTGGAAATACGCATTCCTTGGATGCTTTTGGGGTATACTGACCCGAGCAGCAAGCAGGTTTGGAAATATCCGTATGAAGCGAATGGAGTTGTACCAACCGAAAGTATAGGTATCGGCGTGGAAGTATTTGCACATTCCAATCAGAAGCCATTCTCGCGGGAAGCTTCCAAACCACTCTTGTACCAATGGGACAAATGGGATCTGCCAACGTACCATGAACGAAAAAAGCAGAGCTTTGAGATTCTGCGCAAGGCCTATGAAGCCTATGGTATGCCAAAGTCTGAGTAATATCCGATTTAACACCGAAAAACAGAGAGGTGGGGGAGTGATCCCCACATAAAAAAGGCGTGCGAACCCGAAATCAGTTCGTACGCCTTTTTGTTCATTGAACTTATTACCCACCAAAACGCAGTCGTTGAAAGAATTTATTAAGCAAGCCGCCGATTGTTTTGGGCGGTTGTTCTGTTTTGACTCGCTCGGCCGGCTGGGCTTGGCGAAGGGCCTGGTTCACATTGATCATACCGTACCCGTATAACTGATCGTGCCCAGGAGCACCGAGGTCAGTCGAAGACTGTCTAATGAGATTCATCACGTCTTGGGTATTCATATTGGGATGAATGGAACGGATGAGCGAAGCGAGTGCAGCGACATGAGGGCACGCCATCGAAGTACCTGATAGCGAGGCATAGTCACTATAAATGTACGTGCTCGGAATATCCACCCCAGGAGCAGATACATCCACATAATCACCAAAGTTGGAAAAATCGGCGCGTTCTTTACGGTGATCGACAGCGGCGACGGCAAGGACTTCATCATAGGCAGCAGGAAAGCTAGGCTGATCGCTCGCATCGTTTCCGGAAGCCGCGACTAACACGACATTATTATCAAAGGCATAGCGACAAGCTTCCCGCAGAGCAGCAGAAGAGGTGTAGTTACCTACACTCAAGTTGATGACATCTGCTCCGTTATCTGTCGCCCAATAAATACCTTGTGCGATGTCCACCGCTGATCCGGAACCGTCTGCGCCAATAGCTTTGACCGGCATGATCTTGCTATTCCAGGACATTCCAGCAATGCCATCTTTGTTATTCGTTTTCGCCGCTATGACACCAGATACGTGGGTTCCATGGCCATTATCATCCTCCGGTTTGTTACTGCCATCCAAAACGTTGTAGCCTTTGACCAGCTTACCAGCAAATTCCGGATGCTTCATATCCACACCTGTATCGACGACTGCAACAATGACATCACTGCTGCCTTCGCTGACGTCCCAGCTTTGCTCCATGCCGATCAGAGGAAGATTCCACTGGTATTCCTTGTAATACGTATCGTTTGGTTTCACGTTAGGAAGTAAGAGGTAATTTGGCTCGGCAAATACGGAGTCAGGGTGTTCAGCCAGTTTTTTCATGAGCTGCTTGGTAGTCATACTCTTTGATTTGATAATGAGAAATTTGTCAAAATCATGTTTGATCTTGGCATCCAAAGAAGAAACGAGCTGATCAATTTTTTCTTGCTTGGGGCGTGGTGAAAAGCGCACGACGACTTCGTTTTCTACATAATGACTGCGGTCACGCTGGTTATGATGAAGCGTTTGAATATGGCTTTTTTTCTCCAGGTCACGACGAATGTCTTTCACCTGTTCAATGTAGTTAATGCGGGGAATTCTCGCTTGAACCGATGTCACGCGGGGATGAGGTTCGCGCATTTCCTGTTCTGCATTCTGATTCATCCGATACGGGACAACTACGAGACCAACCAAGGCAAC is from Brevibacillus brevis and encodes:
- a CDS encoding S8 family peptidase yields the protein MRVWPFIAAVALVGLVVVPYRMNQNAEQEMREPHPRVTSVQARIPRINYIEQVKDIRRDLEKKSHIQTLHHNQRDRSHYVENEVVVRFSPRPKQEKIDQLVSSLDAKIKHDFDKFLIIKSKSMTTKQLMKKLAEHPDSVFAEPNYLLLPNVKPNDTYYKEYQWNLPLIGMEQSWDVSEGSSDVIVAVVDTGVDMKHPEFAGKLVKGYNVLDGSNKPEDDNGHGTHVSGVIAAKTNNKDGIAGMSWNSKIMPVKAIGADGSGSAVDIAQGIYWATDNGADVINLSVGNYTSSAALREACRYAFDNNVVLVAASGNDASDQPSFPAAYDEVLAVAAVDHRKERADFSNFGDYVDVSAPGVDIPSTYIYSDYASLSGTSMACPHVAALASLIRSIHPNMNTQDVMNLIRQSSTDLGAPGHDQLYGYGMINVNQALRQAQPAERVKTEQPPKTIGGLLNKFFQRLRFGG